One genomic segment of Hevea brasiliensis isolate MT/VB/25A 57/8 chromosome 3, ASM3005281v1, whole genome shotgun sequence includes these proteins:
- the LOC110668844 gene encoding 36.4 kDa proline-rich protein, translating to MAKYALVTLFILLLNLGTLLSSLACPYCPYPTPPSKPPKHPPKVKPPPHHKPPKPPVVPKPPHVPKPPHVPKPPIVRPPIIPKPPIVHPPYVPKPPVTPAPPKPPVTPAPPKPPVTPTPPTLPPKPPVTPPIKPPSPPTETPCPPPPPPPAPCPPPPPKQETCPVDTLKLGACVDVLGGLVHIGIGSSAKDACCPVLQGLVDLDAALCLCTTIKAKLLNINIILPIALEVLVDCGKTPPPGFQCPA from the coding sequence ATGGCCAAATATGCTCTGGTTACTCTCTTCATCCTCCTCTTAAACTTAGGCACTTTGCTTTCTTCTCTTGCTTGCCCTTATTGTCCTTACCCAACTCCACCCTCTAAGCCACCCAAACATCCTCCAAAAGTAAAGCCACCACCTCACCATAAACCACCAAAGCCTCCTGTTGTTCCCAAACCTCCACATGTACCCAAACCTCCACATGTACCCAAACCACCCATTGTGAGGCCACCGATCATACCCAAGCCTCCAATTGTGCATCCACCATATGTACCCAAACCTCCTGTAACTCCAGCACCACCCAAACCTCCTGTAACTCCAGCACCACCCAAACCTCCTGTAACTCCAACACCACCAACTTTACCACCAAAGCCTCCGGTGACACCACCCATAAAGCCACCATCGCCACCAACTGAAACACCATGCcctcctcctccaccacctccggCGCCATGTCCACCTCCACCGCCGAAGCAAGAGACTTGCCCCGTTGACACTCTCAAGCTAGGAGCATGTGTTGATGTCCTAGGTGGTCTAGTGCACATTGGTATTGGCAGTAGCGCTAAGGACGCTTGCTGTCCAGTGCTTCAAGGGCTTGTCGACTTGGATGCTGCTTTGTGTCTATGCACCACCATTAAAGCTAAGCTTCTCAACATTAATATTATTCTACCCATTGCACTTGAGGTCCTTGTTGATTGTGGCAAGACTCCGCCGCCGGGGTTCCAGTGTCCTGCCTAA